A genomic stretch from Juglans microcarpa x Juglans regia isolate MS1-56 chromosome 3S, Jm3101_v1.0, whole genome shotgun sequence includes:
- the LOC121257457 gene encoding tetraketide alpha-pyrone reductase 1-like yields MDGKLESKGKVCVTGASGFLASWLIKRLLLSGYHVIGTVRDPGNEKKSAHLLRLEGARERLRLVKADLMEEGSFDDAIMGCHGVFHIASPVMKTSSDPKAEILEPAIQGTLNVLSSCKKNPSLRRVVLTSSSSTARARDDFDPNIPLDETSWSSVELCERLQIWYALSKTLAERAAWDFCNKNGIDLVTVLPAFVIGPSLPPDLCSTASDVLGLLKGETEKFQWHGRMGYVHIDDVALCHILVYEHEAAFGRYLCSSTVVDNNELASLLAARYPSLPIPKRFEQLNRPHYELNTSKLESLGFKFKSIQEMFDECIASLVEQGYISV; encoded by the exons ATGGATGGGAAGCTCGAATCTAAGGGCAAGGTTTGTGTGACAGGGGCTTCTGGCTTTCTGGCTTCTTGGCTAATTAAGCGACTTCTCTTGTCTGGATATCATGTCATTGGAACTGTTAGAGATCCAG GAAATGAGAAGAAATCAGCGCATCTGCTGAGGTTGGAAGGAGCGAGGGAGAGACTCCGGCTGGTGAAGGCTGATCTAATGGAAGAGGGCAGCTTTGACGATGCAATCATGGGATGCCATGGTGTTTTCCACATTGCTTCTCCTGTGATGAAAACTTCATCTGATCCAAAg GCAGAAATCTTGGAACCGGCTATTCAGGGTACACTAAACGTTCTAAGTTCATGCAAAAAGAATCCATCTCTAAGGCGTGTAGTTCTCacctcatcttcttcaaccGCGAGGGCAAGAGATGATTTTGACCCCAATATACCTTTGGACGAGACATCTTGGAGCTCTGTCGAACTCTGCGAGAGACTACAG ATATGGTATGCTTTATCAAAAACGCTGGCTGAGAGGGCAGCATGGGATTTCTGCAACAAAAATGGGATCGACCTGGTGACCGTACTGCCCGCATTCGTCATTGGACCTAGTTTGCCACCAGACTTGTGTTCTACTGCATCAGATGTGCTTGGCTTACTTAAAG GGGAAACAGAGAAATTCCAATGGCATGGAAGGATGGGATATGTCCACATAGATGATGTAGCACTTTGCCACATCCTTGTTTACGAACATGAAGCTGCTTTCGGACGATACCTTTGTAGCTCTACTGTTGTAGATAATAATGAGTTAGCATCCTTGTTAGCTGCTCGATACCCTTCCCTGCCTATCCCAAAAAG gtttgAGCAACTAAACAGACCACATTATGAGTTGAACACATCGAAGTTGGAGAGTTTGGGATTCAAGTTCAAATCAATACAAGAGATGTTTGATGAGTGTATTGCATCCCTGGTGGAGCAAGGTTACATTTCTGTCTAG
- the LOC121257458 gene encoding LOW QUALITY PROTEIN: phototropin-2-like (The sequence of the model RefSeq protein was modified relative to this genomic sequence to represent the inferred CDS: inserted 1 base in 1 codon) translates to MEKPRAKPSAVYEGDDEWKSIEAFELPEKIQGELGSSSSIASSSTVGSRDTDANKWMAFDREGVGGKPANSNSSSDKIIRTEAGILERTAEWGLVVKADPVGGGSFRAVGSKNFQTAGSSQEHGDRRLHVRAESTRTSEESNYGYETSSGSFIPRVSQELKEALATLQQTFVVSDARKPECPIMYASSGFFGMTGYSSEEVIGRNCRFLQGPETDRSEVAKIRDAVKNGKSYCGRLLNYKKDGTPFWNLLTVTPIKDDRGRTIKFIGMQVEVSKYTEGVNDKALRPNGLPKSLIRYDARQKEKALGSITEVVQTVKHPESHVQAMIHDTTSYHEEWENFNLDYILPKSAETQNTNTPNRQNRWSDSRGDVSQSSSCQEADKKSRKSGHISLMSFKGRSLSSARRHEKKQSIEQEVLMTKDIKRSDSWDHAEREKDIRQGIDLATTLERIEKNFVITDPRLPDNPIIYASDTFLELTEYTREEILGRNCRFLQGPETDHATISKIRDAIREQREITVQLINYTKSGKKFWNLFHLQPMRDLKGELQYFIGVQLDGSDHVEPLRNRLSETTEQQSAKLVKATAENVDEAVRELPDANLRPEDLCAIHSQPVSPRPHKKDSPSWIAIQKITARGEKIGLHNFNPIRQLGFGDTGSVHLVELQGTGELYAMKAMEKSVMLNRNKVHRACIEREIISLLDHPFLPTLYASFQTSTHVCLVTDFCPGGELFALLDKQPMKFFKEESARFYAAEVVIGLEYLHCLGVVYRDLKPENILLQKDGHVVLTDFDLSFMTSSKPQIITHPLPGNRRRSRSQPPPTFVAEPVTQSNSFVGTEEYIAPEIITGSGHSSAIDWWALGIFLYEMLYGRTPFXGKNRQKTFTNILHKVLTFPSSIPVSLTARQLIYALLQRDPTSRLGSSTGANEIKAHPFFHGINWPLIRCMSPPPLDMPLQCIGKYPNAKEVRWEDDGVLVQSTDMEIF, encoded by the exons ATGGAGAAACCGAGAGCAAAACCTTCTGCAGTGTACGAGGGAGATGATGAGTGGAAATCCATTGAGGCCTTCGAACTGCCGGAGAAGATTCAGGGTGAATTAGGAAGCTCTTCTTCCATTGCTTCTAGTAGTACTGTTGGTAGCAGAGATACGGACGCGAACAAGTGGATGGCATTTGACCGAGAGGGCGTCGGCGGCAAGCCGGCAAACTCAAATTCTTCTAGcgataaaataataagaactgAAGCTGGCATATTGGAAAGGACAGCAGAGTGGGGTCTGGTGGTGAAGGCAGATCCCGTGGGAGGAGGAAGTTTCAGAGCAGTGGGGAGTAAGAACTTCCAGACGGCGGGGTCATCGCAGGAGCATGGAGATCGGAGACTTCATGTTAGAGCGGAGTCGACAAGGACATCGGAGGAATCGAACTATGGATATGAAACATCATCGGGGAGCTTCATCCCGAGAGTATCGCAAGAGTTGAAGGAGGCTCTGGCAACTCTGCAGCAGACATTTGTGGTGTCGGATGCCAGAAAACCAGAATGCCCCATAATGTACGCCAGCAGCGGCTTCTTTGGCATGACCGGTTATTCGTCGGAGGAGGTCATTGGAAGGAACTG CCGATTTCTTCAGGGGCCGGAAACAGACCGGAGTGAAGTGGCCAAAATACGAGACGCAGTTAAAAACGGGAAGAGCTACTGTGGCAGGCTCTTGAACTACAAGAAGGACGGTACCCCTTTCTGGAATCTTCTTACTGTCACTCCAATCAAAGATGACCGTGGGAGAACCATCAAATTTATTGG AATGCAGGTGGAGGTCAGCAAATACACTGAAGGTGTTAATGATAAGGCATTACGGCCAAATGGGTTACCCAAGTCTTTAATCCGTTATGATG CTCGTCAGAAGGAGAAGGCCTTAGGCTCAATCACAGAGGTGGTGCAAACTGTAAAACATCCAGAATCTCACGTTCAAGCTATGATTCATGACACTACCAGCTACCATGAAGAATGGGAAAATTTCAACCTTGATTATATTCTGCCAAAATCTGCAGAAACTCAGAATACGAATACACCTAATAGACAAAATCGTTGGTCTGATTCCAGGGGCGATGTGTCTCAGTCAAGTTCTTGTCAGGAAGCAGACAAGAAATCTAGAAAATCCGGACACATTTCCTTAATGAG TTTTAAAGGGCGGTCTCTGAGCTCTGCCAGGAGGCatgaaaagaaacaaagtaTAGAACAAGAGGTTTTGATGACTAAAGACATAAAGCGCTCCGACAGTTGGGACCATGCTGAAAGAGAAAAGGATATACGCCAAGGAATTGACCTAGCAACCACACTGGAACGCATTGAGAAGAACTTTGTGATCACTGATCCTAGACTTCCTGACAACCCTATT ATATATGCATCTGATACCTTTCTCGAATTGACAGAATATACACGTGAAGAAATTTTGGGAAGAAACTGTAG ATTTCTTCAAGGACCTGAAACAGATCATGCAACCATCTCAAAAATTAGAGACGCCATTAGAGAACAGAGGGAAATCACAGTTCAGTTGATCAATTATACTAAGAGTG GAAAGAAATTCTGGAATTTATTTCACCTGCAACCTATGCGTGACCTAAAG GGTGAGCTACAATACTTCATTGGTGTCCAATTAGATGGAAGCGATCATGTGGAACCCCTGCGCAACCGCCTCTCAGAGACAACAGAGCAGCAGAGTGCCAAGTTG GTCAAAGCCACTGCAGAAAATGTTGATGAAGCTGTCAGAGAACTTCCTGATGCCAACTTG AGACCAGAAGATTTGTGCGCAATTCATTCTCAACCTGTCTCTCCAAGACCGCACAAAAAGGACAGTCCTTCTTGGATAGCAATACAAAAG ATCACTGCACGCGGGGAGAAAATAGGGCTACATAATTTTAACCCCATAAGACAATTGGGTTTTGGAGATACTGGCAG TGTCCATTTGGTGGAGCTGCAGGGTACAGGTGAACTGTATGCTATGAAGGCAATGGAAAAGTCGGTCATGCTGAACCGTAACAAG GTTCACCGAGCATGCATTGAGAGggaaatcatttcactactcgATCATCCTTTTCTTCCCACACTCTATGCTTCATTTCAG ACATCTACACACGTTTGTTTGGTAACAGACTTTTGCCCTGGTGGAGAATTGTTTGCTTTGCTTGACAAGCAAccaatgaaattttttaaagaggAATCTGCGAG GTTCTATGCGGCAGAGGTCGTCATTGGGTTGGAGTACCTCCACTGTTTAG GAGTAGTTTATCGTGACCTGAAGCCTGAAAATATCTTGCTACAAAAGGATGGACATGTTGTACTAACTGACTTTGATCTATCATTTATGACCTCGAGTAAACCCCAA ATCATCACACACCCACTACCTGGTAATAGGAGGCGATCTAGGAGTCAACCACCGCCAACATTTGTTGCAGAGCCAGTTACCCAGTCAAACTCATTTGTTGGAACTGAAGAATATATTGCTCCT GAAATTATTACAGGTTCTGGACATAGTAGCGCCATTGATTGGTGGGCTCTTG GTATCTTCTTGTATGAGATGCTCTATGGTCGTACACCTT CGGGGAAGAATAGGCAGAAAACATTTACCAACATCTTGCACAAAGTTCTGACCTTTCCAAGCAGCATTCCT GTAAGTCTTACAGCCAGACAGTTGATTTACGCATTGTTGCAAAGAGACCCTACCAGCCGTTTAGGATCAAGTACTGGTGCAAATGAAATCAAAGCACATCCTTTTTTCCATGGAATTAATTGGCCTCTAATCCGCTGCATG AGTCCACCGCCATTGGATATGCCTCTTCAATGCATCGGAAAATATCCAAATGCCAAGGAAGTGCGGTGGGAAGATGATGGAGTGCTTGTTCAGTCTACAGATATGGAGATTTTTTGA